From Streptomyces sp. TLI_053, a single genomic window includes:
- a CDS encoding lytic transglycosylase domain-containing protein, with protein MQLSHARRNSLITGVATLVVASAATAALAVPESGTAVAEAPVAAVAATTGGTSADALAAAQAQAEADAKAQAAAQAAAQAEADAAAAAASQAQAQADAQAQAQAEAQAAAKAQADAKAKSDAAASRSQERSALNSKPTYSGSPREIAAQIVPAGQLQCFNNIVSRESSWNVTATNASSGAYGLVQALPGSKMASAGSDWRTNPATQIKWGLDYMNSRYGSPCGAWSFWQSHHWY; from the coding sequence ATGCAGCTCAGCCATGCCCGCCGCAACTCGCTGATCACCGGTGTCGCCACTCTCGTGGTGGCGAGCGCGGCCACCGCCGCCCTCGCCGTCCCGGAGAGTGGGACCGCCGTCGCCGAGGCGCCCGTCGCCGCGGTGGCCGCCACCACGGGCGGGACATCGGCGGACGCGCTGGCCGCCGCGCAGGCACAGGCCGAGGCGGACGCCAAGGCCCAGGCCGCCGCGCAGGCCGCCGCACAGGCGGAGGCGGACGCCGCTGCCGCTGCCGCCTCGCAGGCGCAGGCGCAGGCCGATGCTCAGGCGCAGGCTCAGGCCGAGGCGCAGGCTGCGGCGAAGGCCCAGGCCGACGCCAAGGCGAAGTCGGACGCCGCCGCCTCCCGCTCGCAGGAGCGCTCCGCGCTGAACAGCAAGCCGACCTACTCCGGCAGCCCGCGCGAGATCGCCGCCCAGATCGTCCCGGCCGGCCAGCTCCAGTGCTTCAACAACATCGTGTCCCGCGAGAGCAGCTGGAACGTCACCGCCACCAACGCCTCCTCCGGCGCCTACGGCCTGGTCCAGGCCCTGCCCGGCTCCAAGATGGCCTCGGCCGGCTCCGACTGGCGCACCAACCCGGCCACCCAGATCAAGTGGGGCCTGGACTACATGAACTCCCGCTACGGCAGCCCGTGCGGCGCCTGGTCGTTCTGGCAGTCCCACCACTGGTACTGA
- a CDS encoding TetR family transcriptional regulator, which produces MMNSAEAEAEAEAGPAGDRAGASEVAAGGVPDGARAGGPSGEPSAGPSGKPSGRPVGGPAPRRGRRSGNSGAREQILAVARRRFLAEGYQAVTLRSVAAEAGVDLALVSYYFGSKKGLFGAALALTGNPAVLLAGALEGGLETFPERALRLLLGVWDAPDSAGPLRAMIGGSALDPAVAQLVGEVVQREMVDLIAARLGGADARRRACLFGTQLAGLIMARYVLRLQPLAALPADEIARSYLPLLRQALWGRPGGPGSPGGVGGPGGAGGPGGAGGTGGPGGAGSTGGRRSGGART; this is translated from the coding sequence ATGATGAATTCTGCGGAGGCGGAGGCGGAGGCGGAGGCGGGGCCGGCGGGCGACCGGGCCGGGGCGTCGGAGGTCGCCGCGGGCGGGGTGCCGGACGGAGCCCGGGCCGGGGGGCCGTCCGGGGAGCCGTCCGCCGGACCGTCGGGGAAGCCGTCCGGGAGGCCCGTGGGGGGACCCGCACCCCGGCGCGGGCGCCGCAGCGGGAACTCCGGGGCCAGGGAGCAGATCCTCGCCGTCGCCCGCCGCCGCTTCCTGGCCGAGGGGTACCAGGCGGTCACGCTCCGGTCGGTGGCCGCCGAGGCAGGCGTGGACCTGGCACTGGTCAGCTACTACTTCGGCAGCAAGAAGGGCCTGTTCGGGGCCGCCCTCGCCCTGACCGGGAACCCGGCGGTGCTGCTCGCCGGGGCGCTGGAGGGCGGGCTGGAGACCTTTCCCGAGCGGGCCCTGCGGCTGCTGCTGGGGGTCTGGGACGCCCCCGACAGCGCGGGCCCGCTGCGTGCCATGATCGGCGGCTCGGCATTGGACCCGGCGGTCGCGCAACTGGTGGGCGAGGTGGTGCAGCGCGAGATGGTGGACCTGATCGCGGCCCGGCTCGGCGGTGCGGACGCCCGTCGGCGGGCCTGTCTGTTCGGCACTCAGCTGGCCGGGCTGATCATGGCCCGCTACGTGCTGCGGCTCCAACCGCTCGCCGCGCTGCCGGCCGATGAAATCGCGCGCTCGTACCTGCCGCTGCTGCGGCAGGCGCTGTGGGGGCGCCCGGGCGGTCCCGGTAGTCCGGGAGGTGTTGGTGGCCCGGGAGGTGCCGGTGGACCGGGAGGTGCCGGTGGTACCGGAGGTCCGGGCGGCGCGGGGAGCACGGGCGGGCGGCGGTCCGGCGGGGCCCGGACCTGA
- a CDS encoding threonine/serine exporter family protein, protein MEQRTRPPRRGELTAFLTRLTSVLLRNSGEGVQRLEPEVEGAARAFGGAAQLLVVPDGAVLTVTAGGETGTVTVRAFPEVFRLDQVAAVKPMLAEIEAGRLDLPAAAARLAVIDSAPPPYPWWVKAIGIVLFAVGFAPLMQPTWWEIGSTAVLGTVSAALAVGAARWPRLGAVLPFVAAVLVSVVALLVFARTPEHGGPVLIMLPALFFFVPGDYLSAAAAELAAGHITPGAVRLVYAVFLLLQLYVGVLVGLAVTGQDRHELFDVAVAQDLPRWALFTAWIVFTAGTVLAFAIPLRLGLPLLLLVYLTVAVQTLFTWLAGEVVGTFVAAAALSAAATRVAHRPDGPPRLILLLPGFFTLTVGSLGMRGLTDLAGGHPIAGFRDLTQLVTLLTTIAVGLLAGEVLAAARRGERTPPEPA, encoded by the coding sequence ATGGAGCAGCGGACGCGGCCGCCCCGGCGGGGCGAGCTCACCGCCTTCCTGACCCGGCTGACCTCCGTCCTGCTGCGCAACAGCGGGGAGGGCGTCCAGCGGCTGGAGCCCGAGGTGGAGGGCGCGGCCCGGGCCTTCGGCGGCGCGGCGCAACTGCTGGTTGTCCCGGACGGCGCGGTGCTGACCGTCACGGCCGGCGGCGAGACCGGGACGGTGACGGTCCGGGCGTTCCCCGAGGTGTTCCGACTGGACCAGGTCGCCGCCGTGAAGCCGATGCTCGCCGAGATCGAGGCCGGCCGGCTCGACCTGCCGGCCGCGGCGGCCCGGCTCGCCGTCATCGACTCGGCCCCGCCACCGTACCCCTGGTGGGTGAAGGCGATCGGGATCGTGCTGTTCGCCGTCGGCTTCGCCCCGCTGATGCAGCCGACCTGGTGGGAGATCGGTTCCACCGCCGTCCTCGGCACGGTGAGCGCGGCGCTCGCGGTCGGGGCGGCCCGCTGGCCCCGGCTGGGCGCGGTGCTGCCGTTCGTGGCGGCCGTCCTGGTGTCGGTGGTCGCGCTGCTGGTGTTCGCCCGGACCCCTGAGCACGGCGGGCCGGTGCTGATCATGCTGCCCGCGCTGTTCTTCTTCGTCCCCGGCGACTATCTGAGCGCGGCCGCCGCCGAGCTCGCCGCCGGGCACATCACCCCGGGCGCGGTACGGCTGGTGTACGCGGTGTTCCTGCTGCTCCAGCTGTACGTCGGGGTGCTGGTCGGACTCGCCGTCACCGGGCAGGACCGGCACGAGCTGTTCGACGTGGCCGTCGCGCAGGACCTGCCGCGCTGGGCGCTGTTCACCGCCTGGATCGTCTTCACGGCCGGCACCGTGCTGGCCTTCGCGATCCCGCTGCGGCTGGGGCTGCCGCTGCTGCTGCTGGTCTATCTGACGGTGGCGGTGCAGACCTTGTTCACCTGGCTGGCCGGCGAGGTAGTCGGGACCTTCGTCGCCGCGGCGGCGCTCAGCGCCGCAGCGACCCGGGTCGCCCACCGGCCGGACGGGCCGCCGCGGCTGATCCTGCTGCTGCCCGGCTTCTTCACCCTGACCGTCGGCTCGCTCGGCATGCGCGGGCTGACCGACCTGGCGGGCGGCCACCCCATCGCGGGTTTCCGCGATCTGACGCAGCTGGTGACGCTGCTGACGACGATCGCGGTGGGCCTGCTGGCGGGCGAGGTGCTGGCGGCCGCCCGGCGCGGGGAGCGGACACCACCGGAGCCGGCGTAG
- a CDS encoding glycosyltransferase family 2 protein produces MPSPLISVVIPAYDQQKQLADCLDSLLAQSFRDFEVLVVADRSPDCPAQLVERYAARHPRVSVLQLDAAVGVGVARNAGAARARGEYLLFLDADHLLARDALGSFADHLERTGPVDLLLFGHTRQHGGRDWPGGAETLLAEAGPGVFGPADRPELLGAPPLVWDRLVRHEHWRGQALAFPEGRYEEVPVVHRAMLTARRIAVLPRACVQLRRRETVHPTGSPGSSSFDLFDQYERTFALLDELDVPDAVREALFTRMVRHYLFVFDLAGCVARAERPQFFHRAAEHHRRFQPPGHRRPGGREGVKFSLLAGGAYPAFEVAKLSHIAAGTLTGASRRR; encoded by the coding sequence ATGCCCTCACCCCTGATCAGCGTCGTGATCCCCGCCTACGACCAGCAGAAACAGCTGGCGGACTGCCTGGACTCGCTGCTCGCCCAGTCCTTCCGCGACTTCGAGGTGCTGGTGGTCGCCGACCGGTCCCCCGACTGCCCGGCCCAGCTCGTCGAGCGCTACGCCGCCCGGCACCCCCGGGTGTCGGTGCTCCAGCTCGACGCGGCGGTCGGCGTCGGCGTCGCCCGCAACGCGGGCGCCGCCCGGGCCCGCGGCGAGTACCTGCTGTTCCTGGACGCCGACCACCTGCTCGCCCGCGACGCCCTCGGCTCCTTCGCCGACCACCTGGAGCGGACCGGCCCGGTCGACCTGCTGCTGTTCGGTCACACCCGGCAGCACGGCGGGCGGGACTGGCCGGGCGGCGCCGAGACGCTGCTGGCCGAGGCCGGACCCGGGGTCTTCGGCCCGGCGGACCGTCCGGAGCTGCTGGGCGCACCGCCGCTGGTCTGGGACCGCCTGGTGCGGCACGAGCACTGGCGCGGGCAGGCGCTGGCCTTCCCCGAGGGCCGCTACGAGGAGGTCCCCGTCGTGCACCGGGCGATGCTGACGGCCCGGCGGATCGCCGTCCTGCCGCGTGCCTGCGTGCAGCTGCGCCGCCGCGAGACCGTGCACCCGACCGGATCGCCGGGGAGCAGCAGCTTCGACCTCTTCGACCAGTACGAGCGGACGTTCGCGCTGCTGGACGAGCTGGACGTCCCCGACGCCGTCCGTGAAGCGCTGTTCACCCGGATGGTCCGGCACTACCTGTTCGTCTTCGACCTGGCCGGCTGCGTCGCCCGCGCCGAGCGCCCGCAGTTCTTCCACCGCGCGGCCGAGCACCACCGGCGCTTCCAGCCGCCGGGCCACCGCCGCCCGGGCGGTCGGGAGGGGGTCAAGTTCTCGCTGCTGGCCGGGGGCGCGTACCCGGCCTTCGAGGTGGCGAAGCTCTCGCACATCGCCGCCGGCACCCTCACCGGGGCCTCCCGGCGCCGCTGA
- a CDS encoding PaaI family thioesterase encodes MTLTTAEADKILADNFAPWVQALGLSVTATGERHAVLRLPWSDQLAREGGGLSGQALMAAADTASVIAVSAARGGFGPMTTVQQSTSFQRAVVGQDVLVHARVTKLGRRIAFLDITLTAEGEEEPAAHATTVYALA; translated from the coding sequence ATGACCCTCACCACCGCCGAGGCGGACAAGATCCTGGCCGACAACTTCGCTCCCTGGGTGCAGGCGCTCGGCCTGTCGGTGACCGCGACCGGGGAGCGTCACGCCGTGCTCCGGCTGCCGTGGTCCGACCAGCTCGCCCGGGAGGGCGGCGGCCTGTCCGGCCAGGCGCTGATGGCGGCGGCGGACACCGCCAGCGTGATCGCGGTGTCCGCCGCCCGGGGCGGCTTCGGCCCGATGACCACCGTCCAGCAGTCCACCAGCTTCCAGCGCGCGGTCGTCGGACAGGACGTCCTGGTGCACGCCCGGGTCACCAAGCTGGGCCGGCGGATCGCCTTCCTGGACATCACCCTCACCGCCGAGGGCGAGGAGGAGCCGGCCGCCCACGCCACCACGGTCTACGCCCTGGCCTGA
- a CDS encoding GNAT family N-acetyltransferase: MDQVRLSDGVVTLTPFRAADIDAHLAGEDDQLVRWLNGGPSTRAGTEEYVRRCTAQWLYRGPARVFGIRTGPEPVLAGTIDLRFAMPRLGPGQVNIAYGLYPGWRGRGLATRAVHLVCRYAAQEGASEGVIRVDPENTASAAVARRAGFRYSERVMEPTGNRLDWYLRELAAAPVEHPVPAERPVPAAGCSV; encoded by the coding sequence ATGGATCAGGTGAGGCTGTCGGACGGGGTCGTCACGCTCACCCCGTTCCGGGCGGCGGACATCGACGCGCACCTGGCGGGCGAGGACGACCAGCTGGTGCGCTGGCTGAACGGCGGGCCGAGCACCCGCGCGGGCACCGAGGAGTACGTGCGGCGGTGCACCGCGCAGTGGCTGTACCGGGGACCGGCCCGGGTCTTCGGCATCCGGACCGGTCCGGAGCCGGTGCTGGCCGGCACGATCGACCTGCGGTTCGCGATGCCGCGCCTCGGCCCGGGGCAGGTCAACATCGCCTACGGCCTCTACCCCGGCTGGCGGGGGCGGGGCCTGGCGACCCGGGCGGTGCACCTGGTGTGCCGCTACGCGGCGCAGGAGGGCGCGAGCGAGGGCGTGATCCGGGTCGACCCGGAGAACACCGCCTCGGCGGCGGTCGCCCGGCGGGCCGGGTTCCGGTACTCCGAACGGGTAATGGAACCGACGGGCAACCGGCTCGACTGGTACCTGCGCGAGCTGGCCGCGGCCCCCGTGGAGCACCCCGTCCCGGCAGAACGCCCCGTCCCGGCGGCCGGCTGCAGCGTCTGA
- a CDS encoding FAD-binding and (Fe-S)-binding domain-containing protein yields MSRPDPTSGLAPGPAPELAPELARELAAALRGEVRFDAAERTVYSHDASNYRQLPLGVVKPADTEDVRTALALCRQYRVPVVARGAGTSIGGQAIGPGAVVLDFRRHLGGVLGIDPERRTARVRPGTVLDDLQRAARPYGLRFGPDPSTHSRCTLGGMIGNDSCGAHSVAWGRTADNVESLDLLLADGTELTVGGPLIPAERTALAARPGPEGDLHRRLQEFTDRNLATLRRGLPALPRRVSGYPLDALLPEHGHHLARALTGTEGTCALLLGATVRLVEEPRARALVVAGYPDETAAADAVPALLPDGPLTVEGMAADLIAALLAAGPRPPALDRLPDGACWLFLETGGATAAEALDAARRLAGTVRRERTATATVVTDPAEQRQLWAVREAGAGIVTRLPDGGEAWPGWEDSAVPPERLGDYLRGLRALLRRHGLRGVPYGHFGEGCVHLRIDFPLTRPQGLPVFREFMEQAADLVVAHGGSLSGEHGDGQARGELLPRMYPPEVIDLFREFKHIWDPENLLNPGTAVDPRPLDADLRFGGRPVRELPLALPYERDDGSLAKAVRRCVGVGKCVDPTTGVMCPSYMATGEERHSTRGRARLLAEMLRGAGERPGAGAAITDGWRSAEVREALDLCLGCKGCASDCPVQVDMATYRSEFLYQHYRHRPRPAAHYAMGRLPLWLRGAALAPGLVNAITRSPAAPLLKRLGGIDGRRALPVLPPETFTRWFRRHRAGHPAPAGARPVLLWPDTFSDHLQPEVLRAAVEVLEHLGFDVRLPSGPVCCGLTWYSTGQLPGARRTMRRSLASLAATGLPAGTPVVGMDPSCTATLREEVPRLLGAEGRPLAERTRTFAEFVDEYAPDAPLPRLRVDAVTQTHCHQHAVLGSTADRRIERRMGVENRVLDSGCCGLAGNFGFERGHYEISAAIAERVLLPEVRAAGPDTVVLADGFSCRTQIAQLADGRRALHLAELMARALRERPDGPSAG; encoded by the coding sequence GTGAGCCGCCCCGACCCCACCTCCGGCCTCGCGCCCGGCCCCGCGCCCGAGCTCGCGCCCGAACTCGCGCGCGAGCTGGCCGCCGCACTGCGCGGCGAGGTCCGGTTCGACGCCGCCGAACGGACCGTCTACAGCCACGACGCCTCCAACTACCGGCAGCTGCCGCTCGGCGTGGTCAAGCCCGCCGACACCGAGGACGTGCGCACCGCCCTCGCCCTGTGCCGTCAGTACCGGGTGCCCGTGGTGGCGCGCGGCGCCGGGACCAGTATCGGCGGGCAGGCGATCGGCCCCGGCGCGGTGGTGCTGGACTTCCGCCGCCACCTGGGCGGCGTCCTCGGCATCGACCCGGAGCGCCGCACCGCCCGCGTCCGGCCCGGCACCGTCCTCGACGACCTCCAGCGCGCCGCCCGCCCCTACGGCCTGCGGTTCGGGCCGGACCCGTCCACCCACAGCCGCTGCACGCTCGGCGGCATGATCGGCAACGACTCCTGCGGCGCCCACTCCGTCGCCTGGGGCCGCACCGCGGACAACGTCGAATCGCTGGACCTGCTGCTCGCCGACGGCACCGAACTGACCGTCGGCGGCCCGCTGATCCCCGCCGAACGCACCGCCCTCGCCGCCCGGCCCGGCCCCGAGGGCGATCTGCACCGACGGCTCCAGGAGTTCACCGACCGGAACCTCGCCACCCTCCGCCGCGGCCTGCCCGCACTCCCGCGCCGGGTCTCCGGCTACCCGCTGGACGCCCTGCTGCCCGAACACGGCCACCACCTGGCCCGCGCCCTCACCGGCACCGAGGGGACCTGCGCGCTGCTGCTCGGCGCCACCGTCCGGCTGGTCGAGGAACCGCGCGCCCGCGCCCTGGTGGTGGCCGGCTACCCGGACGAGACGGCCGCCGCCGACGCCGTTCCCGCGCTGCTCCCGGACGGCCCGCTCACCGTCGAGGGCATGGCCGCCGACCTGATCGCCGCCCTGCTCGCCGCCGGACCGCGCCCGCCCGCGCTCGACCGGCTGCCCGACGGCGCCTGCTGGCTCTTCCTGGAAACCGGCGGCGCCACCGCCGCCGAGGCCCTCGACGCCGCCCGCCGCCTCGCCGGGACCGTCCGCCGCGAACGCACCGCGACCGCCACCGTGGTCACCGACCCGGCCGAACAGCGCCAGCTCTGGGCCGTGCGCGAGGCCGGCGCCGGGATCGTCACCCGGCTGCCCGACGGCGGCGAGGCCTGGCCCGGCTGGGAGGACTCGGCCGTCCCGCCGGAGCGGCTCGGCGACTACCTGCGCGGACTGCGCGCCCTGCTGCGCCGGCACGGCCTGCGCGGCGTGCCGTACGGGCACTTCGGCGAGGGCTGCGTCCATCTGCGGATCGACTTCCCGCTCACGCGGCCGCAAGGGCTGCCGGTGTTCCGGGAGTTCATGGAGCAGGCGGCCGATCTGGTGGTCGCGCACGGCGGTTCGCTCTCCGGCGAGCACGGGGACGGGCAGGCCCGCGGCGAGCTGCTGCCGCGCATGTACCCGCCCGAAGTCATCGACCTGTTCCGCGAGTTCAAGCACATCTGGGACCCGGAGAACCTGCTCAACCCCGGCACCGCGGTCGACCCGCGTCCGCTGGACGCCGACCTCCGCTTCGGCGGGCGGCCGGTGCGCGAGCTGCCGCTCGCCCTGCCGTACGAGCGGGACGACGGCAGCCTCGCCAAGGCGGTCCGCCGCTGCGTGGGGGTCGGCAAGTGCGTCGACCCGACCACGGGCGTGATGTGCCCGAGCTACATGGCCACCGGTGAGGAGCGGCACTCGACCCGCGGGCGGGCCCGGCTGCTCGCCGAGATGCTGCGCGGCGCCGGGGAACGCCCCGGTGCCGGGGCCGCGATCACGGACGGCTGGCGGTCCGCCGAGGTCCGTGAGGCACTGGACCTCTGCCTGGGCTGCAAGGGCTGCGCGAGCGACTGCCCGGTCCAGGTCGACATGGCCACCTACCGGAGCGAGTTCCTGTACCAGCACTACCGGCACCGGCCGAGGCCCGCCGCGCACTACGCGATGGGCCGGCTGCCGCTGTGGCTGCGCGGCGCCGCGCTCGCACCCGGCCTGGTGAACGCGATCACCCGCTCACCGGCCGCCCCGCTGCTCAAGCGGCTCGGCGGCATCGACGGACGCCGGGCACTGCCGGTCCTGCCGCCGGAGACCTTCACCCGCTGGTTCCGGCGGCACCGCGCCGGGCACCCGGCCCCGGCGGGCGCCCGGCCCGTCCTGCTCTGGCCGGACACCTTCTCGGACCACCTCCAGCCGGAGGTCCTGCGCGCGGCCGTCGAGGTCCTGGAACACCTGGGCTTCGACGTCCGGCTCCCGTCCGGCCCGGTCTGCTGCGGTCTGACCTGGTACTCCACCGGCCAACTCCCGGGCGCCCGGCGGACGATGCGTCGAAGCCTGGCCTCGCTCGCCGCCACCGGCCTGCCCGCCGGCACACCCGTCGTCGGGATGGACCCGAGCTGCACCGCCACCCTGCGCGAGGAGGTGCCGCGCCTGCTCGGCGCCGAGGGCCGCCCGCTGGCCGAACGCACCCGCACCTTCGCCGAGTTCGTCGACGAGTACGCGCCGGACGCGCCGCTGCCGCGGCTGCGGGTGGACGCCGTCACCCAGACCCACTGCCACCAGCACGCGGTGCTCGGCAGTACGGCGGACCGCCGGATCGAGCGGCGGATGGGCGTCGAGAACCGGGTCCTGGACTCCGGGTGCTGCGGGCTCGCGGGCAACTTCGGCTTCGAGCGCGGGCACTACGAGATCTCGGCGGCGATCGCCGAGCGGGTGCTGCTGCCGGAGGTCCGGGCCGCCGGACCGGACACCGTGGTCCTCGCGGACGGCTTCAGCTGCCGCACCCAGATCGCCCAACTGGCCGACGGCCGACGGGCCCTGCACCTGGCGGAGCTGATGGCCCGGGCCTTGCGGGAGCGGCCGGACGGGCCCTCGGCGGGGTAG
- a CDS encoding MFS transporter, which produces MPATAAPPDRAAAAASPDRRHRAVLLVTCLALATVVAAMASLNVALPDIARATGGSQTQLSWIIDAYSLVFAALLLPAGAIGDRFGRRRALLVGLALFGAGSGLAALTTDPGALIALRALLGVGAALVMPATLSTITSTFPAERRARGVAAWAAVAGAAAVLGLFATGVLLELWSWPSIFVLNVVLAVLALAGTLLFVPESAEPDAPRLDVVGALLAVTGLGALVYAVIEAPVRGWADPWTLVCGLAGLALLVGFVRWELRRRHPLLDPRLFRERRFAAGTLSITCQFFAFFGYLFVIMQYLQLVRERSALAAAVALLPMALGMMPGARLSPRLTDRFGARGPWVAGLLLVAGALASLALLDAGSSGWQIAAVLFPLGLGAGLAMTPATTAITEALPSALQNVGSAMNDLARELGGALGIAVLGSVLTAGYRARVDVTGLPPQLADAARASLGAASRFGPPVADRARDAFVGAMHLTVLTAAGVVALAAVAVALLLRGTTTRTGR; this is translated from the coding sequence ATGCCCGCCACCGCCGCGCCCCCCGACCGGGCGGCCGCCGCCGCCTCCCCGGACCGCCGCCACCGCGCCGTCCTCCTCGTCACCTGTCTCGCGCTGGCCACCGTGGTCGCCGCGATGGCCTCGCTCAACGTGGCCCTGCCGGACATCGCCCGCGCCACCGGCGGCAGCCAGACCCAGCTGTCCTGGATCATCGACGCCTACAGCCTGGTGTTCGCCGCCCTGCTGCTGCCGGCCGGCGCCATCGGGGACCGGTTCGGACGGCGGCGGGCCCTGCTGGTGGGCCTGGCGCTGTTCGGCGCCGGTTCCGGGCTCGCCGCACTGACCACCGACCCCGGCGCCCTGATCGCGCTGCGTGCCCTGCTCGGCGTCGGCGCGGCGCTGGTCATGCCGGCCACCCTGTCGACGATCACCAGCACCTTCCCGGCGGAGCGGCGGGCCCGGGGCGTCGCCGCCTGGGCGGCGGTCGCGGGCGCGGCGGCGGTGCTCGGCCTGTTCGCCACCGGCGTCCTGCTGGAGCTGTGGTCCTGGCCGTCGATCTTCGTCCTGAACGTGGTGCTCGCGGTCCTGGCCCTGGCCGGCACCCTGCTGTTCGTCCCGGAGTCCGCCGAGCCGGACGCGCCCCGGCTGGACGTCGTCGGCGCCCTGCTGGCCGTGACCGGTCTCGGCGCCCTGGTCTACGCGGTGATCGAGGCACCGGTCCGGGGCTGGGCCGACCCGTGGACCCTCGTCTGCGGGCTGGCCGGGCTGGCGCTGCTGGTCGGCTTCGTCCGGTGGGAGCTGCGGCGGCGGCACCCGCTGCTGGACCCCCGGCTGTTCCGCGAGCGCCGGTTCGCGGCCGGGACGCTGTCGATCACCTGCCAGTTCTTCGCCTTCTTCGGCTACCTCTTCGTGATCATGCAGTACCTCCAGCTGGTCCGGGAGCGCAGCGCCCTGGCGGCGGCCGTCGCGCTGCTGCCGATGGCGCTCGGGATGATGCCCGGCGCCCGGCTCAGCCCCCGGCTGACCGACCGGTTCGGCGCGCGCGGGCCCTGGGTCGCGGGCCTGCTGCTGGTCGCGGGCGCGCTGGCCTCGCTCGCGCTGCTGGACGCCGGCAGTTCCGGTTGGCAGATCGCGGCCGTCCTGTTCCCGCTCGGCCTGGGCGCCGGGCTCGCCATGACGCCCGCCACCACCGCCATCACCGAAGCCCTGCCGAGCGCCCTGCAGAACGTCGGCTCGGCGATGAACGACCTGGCCCGGGAGCTGGGCGGCGCCCTCGGGATCGCCGTGCTCGGCAGCGTCCTGACGGCCGGCTACCGCGCCCGCGTGGACGTCACCGGTCTGCCGCCGCAGTTGGCCGACGCCGCCCGCGCCTCCCTCGGCGCCGCCTCCCGGTTCGGGCCGCCGGTCGCCGACCGGGCCCGTGACGCCTTCGTCGGTGCCATGCACCTGACCGTCCTCACCGCCGCCGGGGTCGTCGCCCTCGCCGCCGTCGCGGTGGCGCTGCTGCTGCGCGGCACGACGACGCGGACCGGCCGCTGA